One window of Botrimarina mediterranea genomic DNA carries:
- a CDS encoding MinD/ParA family ATP-binding protein has protein sequence MSHPRRTTDHSGDGQQANHLRRVAEGMAPGMPPTAERVVVVLGAKGGVGVSAVALTTARDLARSTSQPEGVAVLAIDAHAGRNDLAVMAAADETPTAGLVITTAAKLGVAPAPGEGAYVGEAAKRLLRAARQWTEDAGGWIVIDAGVGDTLWARELASRAARPLLIVGGDRLSTVNGYLTLKRLGAVAARVGVIVNHCPNEDAARGVHLSLSESCQKFLAAAPMLAGWLPTTIEDPANAPVTAAFAA, from the coding sequence GTGAGCCATCCTCGACGAACGACAGATCACTCTGGTGACGGCCAGCAGGCGAACCACCTGCGCCGCGTCGCCGAAGGCATGGCGCCCGGCATGCCGCCGACGGCCGAGCGCGTCGTTGTCGTGCTTGGCGCCAAGGGCGGCGTCGGCGTCTCGGCTGTCGCCTTAACCACGGCCCGGGACCTCGCGCGTTCGACGAGCCAGCCCGAGGGCGTGGCGGTCCTGGCGATCGACGCGCACGCGGGGCGCAATGACTTGGCGGTGATGGCGGCGGCCGACGAAACGCCAACGGCAGGCCTGGTGATCACAACGGCGGCGAAGCTCGGTGTGGCGCCGGCTCCGGGAGAGGGCGCGTACGTCGGTGAAGCCGCCAAACGGCTGCTGCGGGCGGCGCGTCAGTGGACCGAGGACGCGGGCGGCTGGATCGTCATCGACGCGGGCGTCGGCGACACGCTCTGGGCCAGGGAACTCGCCAGCCGCGCCGCGAGGCCGCTGTTGATCGTTGGTGGTGATCGGCTCTCGACCGTCAATGGCTACTTGACCCTCAAACGTCTCGGGGCCGTCGCGGCCCGTGTCGGCGTGATCGTGAATCACTGCCCGAACGAAGACGCGGCCCGCGGCGTACACCTTTCGCTCAGCGAGTCTTGCCAGAAGTTCTTGGCAGCGGCGCCGATGCTAGCGGGCTGGTTGCCGACGACGATCGAGGACCCCGCCAATGCCCCCGTCACCGCAGCCTTCGCGGCTTGA